One Cuculus canorus isolate bCucCan1 chromosome 1, bCucCan1.pri, whole genome shotgun sequence DNA segment encodes these proteins:
- the CRYZL1 gene encoding quinone oxidoreductase-like protein 1 isoform X1: MKALYCQQNSPGGEMTFAFQERENLPPPRDNDVKVQVRACALSWIDAKLLSEIKLEKELIPVGREISGVVLEVGRKVTFFQPDDEVVGILPLDSEESGLCEVILIHEHCLVRKPEKVCWVEAAGTVRDGVRAYTALHYLSQVSPGKTVLVMDGASPFGTIAIQLAQHRGAKVISTAYNVEDKQYLERLRSPVEGIRQPLVVRVIDVSNGKIDVAESCLEETGGLGVDIILDAGVKLYSAEDESTSKSQLLPHKHDIITLLGVGGHWITTEKNLQLDPPDSHSLFLKGATVSFLNDEIWNLSNIQQGKYLCILEDIMEKLSSSIFRPQLDEPIPLYEAKVSMEMVQKNQVRKRQVIQF; the protein is encoded by the exons ATGAAGGCCTTATATTGTCAGCAGAATTCACCTGGAGGGGAAATGACATTTGCCTTCCAGGAAAGA GAAAACCTTCCTCCTCCGAGAGACAATGATGTGAAAGTGCAAGTTAGAGCCTGTGCACTGAGCTGGATAGATGCAAAg ctCCTGTCAGAAATTAAACTGGAAAAGGAGCTTATACCCGTTGGTCGAGAAATTTCTGGAGTTGTATTGGAAG TTGGAAGAAAGGTGACCTTTTTTCAGCCAGATGATGAAGTGGTGG gaaTTTTGCCCCTGGATTCAGAAGAGTCTGGTCTGTGTGAGGTTATTCTAATTCATGAGCATTGTTTGG TTCGTAAACCTGAAAAAGTTTGTTGGGTTGAAGCAGCCGGGACTGTTCGTGATGGTGTCCGAGCATACACAGCTTTACACTACCTTTCTCAAGTCTCTCCTGGAAAAACTGTCCTTGTAATGGATGGAGCAAGT ccatTTGGTACAATAGCTATTCAGTTAGCACAACACAGAGGAGCCAAAGTAATCTCTACTGCATATAATGTTGAAGATAAACAGTACCTGGAGAGGCTTAGATCGCCAGTGG AAGGGATACGGCAACCTTTAGTGG TTAGAGTGATAGATGTGTCAAATGGAAAGATAGATGTGGCAGAAAGCTGCTTGGAAGAAACGGGTGGCCTGGGAGTGGATATTATTCTAGATGCTGGAG TGAAATTATACAGTGCTGAAGATGAATCAACTTCAAAATCACAATTGCTGCCTCATAAGCATGATATCATTACTCTTCTTGGTGTCGGGGGACACTggataacaacagaaaaaaatcttcag CTGGATCCTCCAGATAGCCATTCCTTGTTTCTTAAAGGGGCCACAGTCTCCTTTCTGAATGATGAGATATGGAACTTGTCCAACATCCAGCAAGGGAAGTATCTCT GCATCTTGGAAGACATAATGGAGAAATTATCAAGCAGCATTTTCAG GCCTCAGCTGGATGAACCGATCCCATTGTATGAAGCCAAAGTTTCTATGGAAATGGTTCAGAAGAATCAAGTGAGAAAAAGACAAGTCATCCAGTTTTGA
- the CRYZL1 gene encoding quinone oxidoreductase-like protein 1 isoform X3 yields MKALYCQQNSPGGEMTFAFQERENLPPPRDNDVKVQVRACALSWIDAKLLSEIKLEKELIPVGREISGVVLEVGRKVTFFQPDDEVVGILPLDSEESGLCEVILIHEHCLVRKPEKVCWVEAAGTVRDGVRAYTALHYLSQVSPGKTVLVMDGASPFGTIAIQLAQHRGAKVISTAYNVEDKQYLERLRSPVEGIRQPLVVRVIDVSNGKIDVAESCLEETGGLGVDIILDAGVKLYSAEDESTSKSQLLPHKHDIITLLGVGGHWITTEKNLQLDPPDSHSLFLKGATVSFLNDEIWNLSNIQQGKYLYTHLGRHNGEIIKQHFQASAG; encoded by the exons ATGAAGGCCTTATATTGTCAGCAGAATTCACCTGGAGGGGAAATGACATTTGCCTTCCAGGAAAGA GAAAACCTTCCTCCTCCGAGAGACAATGATGTGAAAGTGCAAGTTAGAGCCTGTGCACTGAGCTGGATAGATGCAAAg ctCCTGTCAGAAATTAAACTGGAAAAGGAGCTTATACCCGTTGGTCGAGAAATTTCTGGAGTTGTATTGGAAG TTGGAAGAAAGGTGACCTTTTTTCAGCCAGATGATGAAGTGGTGG gaaTTTTGCCCCTGGATTCAGAAGAGTCTGGTCTGTGTGAGGTTATTCTAATTCATGAGCATTGTTTGG TTCGTAAACCTGAAAAAGTTTGTTGGGTTGAAGCAGCCGGGACTGTTCGTGATGGTGTCCGAGCATACACAGCTTTACACTACCTTTCTCAAGTCTCTCCTGGAAAAACTGTCCTTGTAATGGATGGAGCAAGT ccatTTGGTACAATAGCTATTCAGTTAGCACAACACAGAGGAGCCAAAGTAATCTCTACTGCATATAATGTTGAAGATAAACAGTACCTGGAGAGGCTTAGATCGCCAGTGG AAGGGATACGGCAACCTTTAGTGG TTAGAGTGATAGATGTGTCAAATGGAAAGATAGATGTGGCAGAAAGCTGCTTGGAAGAAACGGGTGGCCTGGGAGTGGATATTATTCTAGATGCTGGAG TGAAATTATACAGTGCTGAAGATGAATCAACTTCAAAATCACAATTGCTGCCTCATAAGCATGATATCATTACTCTTCTTGGTGTCGGGGGACACTggataacaacagaaaaaaatcttcag CTGGATCCTCCAGATAGCCATTCCTTGTTTCTTAAAGGGGCCACAGTCTCCTTTCTGAATGATGAGATATGGAACTTGTCCAACATCCAGCAAGGGAAGTATCTCT ATACGCATCTTGGAAGACATAATGGAGAAATTATCAAGCAGCATTTTCAG GCCTCAGCTGGATGA
- the CRYZL1 gene encoding quinone oxidoreductase-like protein 1 isoform X2: protein MKALYCQQNSPGGEMTFAFQERENLPPPRDNDVKVQVRACALSWIDAKLLSEIKLEKELIPVGREISGVVLEVGRKVTFFQPDDEVVGILPLDSEESGLCEVILIHEHCLVRKPEKVCWVEAAGTVRDGVRAYTALHYLSQVSPGKTVLVMDGASPFGTIAIQLAQHRGAKVISTAYNVEDKQYLERLRSPVVRVIDVSNGKIDVAESCLEETGGLGVDIILDAGVKLYSAEDESTSKSQLLPHKHDIITLLGVGGHWITTEKNLQLDPPDSHSLFLKGATVSFLNDEIWNLSNIQQGKYLCILEDIMEKLSSSIFRPQLDEPIPLYEAKVSMEMVQKNQVRKRQVIQF from the exons ATGAAGGCCTTATATTGTCAGCAGAATTCACCTGGAGGGGAAATGACATTTGCCTTCCAGGAAAGA GAAAACCTTCCTCCTCCGAGAGACAATGATGTGAAAGTGCAAGTTAGAGCCTGTGCACTGAGCTGGATAGATGCAAAg ctCCTGTCAGAAATTAAACTGGAAAAGGAGCTTATACCCGTTGGTCGAGAAATTTCTGGAGTTGTATTGGAAG TTGGAAGAAAGGTGACCTTTTTTCAGCCAGATGATGAAGTGGTGG gaaTTTTGCCCCTGGATTCAGAAGAGTCTGGTCTGTGTGAGGTTATTCTAATTCATGAGCATTGTTTGG TTCGTAAACCTGAAAAAGTTTGTTGGGTTGAAGCAGCCGGGACTGTTCGTGATGGTGTCCGAGCATACACAGCTTTACACTACCTTTCTCAAGTCTCTCCTGGAAAAACTGTCCTTGTAATGGATGGAGCAAGT ccatTTGGTACAATAGCTATTCAGTTAGCACAACACAGAGGAGCCAAAGTAATCTCTACTGCATATAATGTTGAAGATAAACAGTACCTGGAGAGGCTTAGATCGCCAGTGG TTAGAGTGATAGATGTGTCAAATGGAAAGATAGATGTGGCAGAAAGCTGCTTGGAAGAAACGGGTGGCCTGGGAGTGGATATTATTCTAGATGCTGGAG TGAAATTATACAGTGCTGAAGATGAATCAACTTCAAAATCACAATTGCTGCCTCATAAGCATGATATCATTACTCTTCTTGGTGTCGGGGGACACTggataacaacagaaaaaaatcttcag CTGGATCCTCCAGATAGCCATTCCTTGTTTCTTAAAGGGGCCACAGTCTCCTTTCTGAATGATGAGATATGGAACTTGTCCAACATCCAGCAAGGGAAGTATCTCT GCATCTTGGAAGACATAATGGAGAAATTATCAAGCAGCATTTTCAG GCCTCAGCTGGATGAACCGATCCCATTGTATGAAGCCAAAGTTTCTATGGAAATGGTTCAGAAGAATCAAGTGAGAAAAAGACAAGTCATCCAGTTTTGA